One stretch of Cedecea neteri DNA includes these proteins:
- a CDS encoding helix-turn-helix domain-containing protein translates to MSTDAFMHDLLNWIDNHLDSRLDINTVSERAGYSKWHLQRIFKQHTGYNLGEYIRAQKLKKSAERLSHTEEPILNVAISLGFDSQQSFNRSFKRQYGIAPGVWRRQLAHDGNRYGA, encoded by the coding sequence ATGAGCACCGATGCCTTCATGCATGATTTACTCAACTGGATAGATAATCACCTGGACAGCCGCCTCGACATCAACACCGTTTCCGAGCGGGCAGGGTACTCGAAGTGGCACCTGCAGCGGATCTTCAAGCAGCACACCGGCTACAACCTGGGGGAGTACATTCGCGCGCAGAAGCTGAAGAAATCTGCCGAGCGCCTGAGCCACACCGAAGAGCCGATCCTGAACGTGGCGATCTCCCTGGGCTTTGACTCGCAGCAGTCTTTCAACCGCAGCTTTAAGCGCCAGTACGGTATTGCGCCGGGCGTGTGGCGCAGGCAGCTGGCGCACGACGGGAACCGCTATGGAGCCTGA
- the symE gene encoding endoribonuclease SymE codes for MTDEHSKPEKHIPTTTRTYTVGYIRDSKKLQPSPAITLNGFWLAEAGFDTGTSVEVRVLPGCLILTAKEPQPPVEEPEIMQTLRKVCKLSTRRQKQVKAFIEDVIAPKPRGV; via the coding sequence ATGACTGACGAGCATAGTAAGCCAGAGAAGCACATCCCCACAACAACAAGGACTTATACTGTGGGCTACATTCGAGATTCGAAAAAACTCCAGCCCTCACCCGCCATAACGTTAAATGGGTTCTGGCTTGCGGAAGCGGGTTTTGATACGGGCACGAGCGTGGAGGTGCGGGTTCTGCCTGGCTGCCTGATATTAACGGCCAAAGAACCGCAGCCGCCGGTGGAAGAGCCGGAGATCATGCAGACGCTGCGCAAGGTGTGTAAGCTTTCCACCCGCAGGCAGAAGCAGGTCAAAGCGTTTATCGAGGACGTTATCGCGCCGAAGCCGCGCGGAGTCTAG
- a CDS encoding GNAT family N-acetyltransferase, which translates to MVNLLLTDLNIYPACPDDAQMLADIRVESMRPSLEALNRFDPVRARERFLSTFEESDTFILSLDGEVAGFYVLRTYPEYFYLDHFYIKNQFQGRGIGSIVMEGLKTQASTLKKPIRLIALKESPANAFYLSQGFVFEREEGVDRHYFWELDGL; encoded by the coding sequence TTGGTTAATTTGTTGCTAACAGATCTGAACATTTACCCCGCTTGCCCCGACGATGCGCAGATGCTGGCTGATATACGCGTTGAATCAATGCGGCCCAGTCTGGAAGCGCTGAACAGGTTTGATCCCGTCAGAGCGCGAGAGCGTTTTCTTTCGACGTTTGAGGAAAGTGATACCTTCATCCTTTCCCTGGATGGCGAAGTCGCTGGTTTCTATGTGCTCAGAACCTACCCTGAATATTTCTATCTGGATCACTTCTATATTAAAAACCAATTTCAGGGGAGAGGAATCGGAAGCATTGTGATGGAAGGCCTGAAGACACAAGCCAGCACTTTGAAGAAACCTATCCGGTTGATCGCCCTAAAAGAAAGCCCGGCCAATGCATTTTATCTCTCTCAGGGTTTTGTTTTTGAGCGTGAGGAGGGGGTTGATAGGCATTATTTTTGGGAGTTGGACGGTCTCTAG
- a CDS encoding AIPR family protein: protein MKDEILKNFLANFCEQNEYTELDEDEQFEKFSNFNVVSKLYPRELDVDDLSTGGGDDLAIDGAAIIVNGSIVTSEEEIDFLRERNGSLDVVFALIQSKNSPKFKGDQVGNFIFGVKSLFDDEPSIPENENINKIRKLKQKVYQHSIDFEKAPVLKLFFVTTGEWKEPSQIKGKAERELQELDKRNLFSNKSKIEFYDAERLKQTYRELSRKSVKEIPFQTQIVLPDVSEKLNVRQSFIGCVPIKDYINLITNEDGVLAKGLFYDNVRDYQGDNKVNQEISKTLKDKTMQALLPLLNNGITIISKKVDKVGTKLKLSDFQIVNGCQSSNVIFENREFINNEVYLIVKIIETNDQTVINNIIRATNRQTEVRDEAFESLKPFHKDLEEYYKAMAKGYTNPIYYERRSKEYLGHPQIKPFQVVTLAAQVKAYVSLILEQPQSTHRYYGEILTSNSARLFNSTQNMHAYYTSSLIVNRLETLFRLRKIKKSYKDYKYHIAYVAYILLIKNNNNNKDKILTDAKNMNLILNIFIQSCKIIDSVKDTVSLSKEDAIRSRDFTFKLKAKI from the coding sequence ATGAAAGATGAAATATTGAAAAATTTCTTAGCCAATTTCTGTGAGCAAAATGAATATACAGAATTAGATGAAGATGAGCAATTCGAGAAGTTTTCAAATTTTAACGTAGTCTCTAAATTGTATCCTAGAGAATTAGATGTTGATGACCTTTCAACAGGTGGAGGGGATGATTTAGCAATTGATGGTGCTGCGATTATAGTAAATGGTTCAATTGTTACATCTGAAGAAGAAATCGACTTTTTGCGGGAGCGAAATGGTAGCCTTGATGTTGTTTTCGCTTTAATTCAATCAAAAAACTCGCCTAAATTCAAAGGAGACCAAGTCGGCAATTTTATTTTTGGAGTTAAAAGCTTATTTGATGATGAGCCATCAATACCAGAAAATGAAAATATAAATAAAATTAGAAAGCTTAAGCAAAAGGTTTATCAACATTCTATTGACTTCGAAAAAGCTCCTGTTTTGAAATTATTTTTCGTCACCACTGGCGAATGGAAAGAACCATCTCAAATCAAAGGAAAAGCAGAACGAGAATTACAAGAATTAGATAAAAGAAATCTCTTTTCAAACAAATCAAAAATAGAATTTTATGACGCTGAAAGGCTAAAGCAGACATACCGTGAACTGAGCAGAAAATCAGTAAAGGAAATTCCATTTCAAACTCAAATTGTTTTACCTGATGTATCAGAAAAATTAAATGTCCGACAATCTTTCATAGGCTGCGTCCCAATAAAAGACTATATAAACCTAATAACAAATGAGGATGGGGTGCTTGCAAAGGGGTTATTCTATGATAACGTAAGGGATTATCAAGGTGACAACAAAGTAAATCAAGAGATCAGCAAGACGCTTAAAGACAAGACAATGCAAGCATTATTACCTTTATTAAATAATGGCATTACAATAATTTCCAAAAAGGTAGATAAAGTTGGGACAAAATTAAAGCTATCTGATTTTCAAATTGTTAATGGCTGTCAGTCTAGTAATGTAATATTTGAAAACAGAGAATTTATAAATAATGAAGTTTATCTTATAGTTAAAATAATTGAAACAAACGATCAAACTGTAATCAACAATATAATAAGAGCAACCAATAGACAAACTGAGGTTAGGGATGAAGCCTTTGAATCGCTAAAGCCATTTCATAAGGATTTAGAAGAGTATTACAAAGCAATGGCAAAAGGATATACCAATCCTATTTATTATGAGCGTAGATCTAAAGAATACCTCGGTCATCCACAAATAAAACCTTTTCAGGTAGTGACGCTTGCTGCGCAAGTTAAAGCTTATGTTTCACTGATACTGGAGCAACCTCAAAGCACTCATCGTTATTATGGGGAAATACTAACAAGTAATAGTGCCAGATTGTTTAATTCTACACAAAATATGCATGCATATTACACTTCTTCTTTGATTGTAAACAGGTTGGAAACTTTGTTTAGACTTCGTAAAATCAAAAAATCGTATAAAGACTATAAATATCACATTGCCTATGTAGCATATATACTTTTAATTAAAAATAACAATAACAATAAAGATAAAATTTTGACCGATGCTAAGAATATGAATCTCATCCTTAATATATTCATTCAATCTTGTAAAATTATAGACTCAGTTAAAGACACAGTTTCTTTAAGTAAAGAAGATGCCATTCGAAGTCGAGACTTCACTTTTAAGCTAAAAGCAAAAATATAG
- a CDS encoding IS3 family transposase (programmed frameshift) — MKKRFSDEQIISILREAEAGVSARELCRKHAISDATFYTWRKKYGGMEMPEVKRLKSLEEENARLKKLLAEAMLDKEALQVALGRKLLTTDQKREAVEFMCDATGLSQRRACTLTGLPLSTCRYEAQRPATDAHLSERITELALERRRFGYRRIWQLLRREGLHVNHKRVYRLYHLRGLGVKRRRRRKGLATERLPLLRPAAPNLTWSMDFVMDALATGRRIKCLTCVDDFTKECLTITIAFGISGVQVTRILDSIALFRGYPATIRTDRGPEFTCRALDQWAFEHGVELRLIQPGKPTQNGFIESFNGRFRDECLNEHWFSDIVHARKVINDWRQDYNECRPHSALNYQTPSEFAARWRNGKCEGKQTDITN, encoded by the exons ATGAAGAAGCGTTTTTCCGACGAACAGATCATCAGTATCCTACGCGAAGCTGAAGCAGGGGTTTCTGCCCGTGAGCTCTGCCGCAAGCACGCCATTTCCGACGCCACCTTTTATACCTGGCGTAAGAAGTATGGCGGTATGGAGATGCCCGAGGTTAAGCGCCTGAAGTCGCTTGAGGAAGAGAACGCCAGACTCAAGAAGCTGCTTGCCGAAGCCATGCTGGATAAGGAGGCACTTCAGGTGGCTCTGGGGCGAAAGT TACTGACGACAGACCAGAAGCGGGAAGCCGTTGAGTTTATGTGTGATGCGACCGGTCTGTCGCAACGTCGTGCCTGCACGCTTACAGGTTTGCCCCTGTCGACCTGCCGCTATGAGGCTCAGCGTCCGGCGACTGATGCGCATTTATCAGAGCGCATCACTGAGCTGGCACTGGAGCGCAGGCGTTTTGGCTACCGCCGCATCTGGCAGTTACTGCGCCGTGAAGGCCTTCATGTTAATCACAAGCGCGTGTACCGCCTTTATCATCTGAGAGGGCTGGGCGTAAAACGCAGACGACGTCGTAAAGGGCTGGCAACAGAACGTCTGCCGCTGCTCCGCCCGGCGGCGCCCAACCTGACCTGGTCGATGGATTTTGTCATGGACGCGCTCGCCACCGGTCGCAGGATCAAGTGCCTGACCTGTGTGGACGACTTCACGAAGGAGTGCCTGACAATCACCATCGCATTCGGGATTTCAGGCGTTCAGGTCACGCGTATTCTGGACAGCATTGCACTGTTTCGAGGCTATCCGGCGACGATAAGAACTGACCGGGGGCCGGAGTTCACCTGCCGCGCACTGGATCAATGGGCCTTTGAGCATGGTGTTGAGTTGCGCTTAATCCAGCCGGGCAAGCCAACGCAGAACGGATTTATTGAGAGCTTTAACGGACGATTTCGCGATGAATGTCTGAATGAGCACTGGTTCAGCGATATCGTTCACGCCAGGAAAGTTATTAATGACTGGCGGCAGGATTATAACGAGTGTCGTCCACATTCAGCACTGAATTATCAGACGCCATCAGAGTTTGCAGCACGGTGGCGAAATGGAAAATGTGAAGGTAAACAAACCGACATTACTAACTGA
- a CDS encoding HlyD family efflux transporter periplasmic adaptor subunit, producing the protein MKTSQHDVTNDDPDIQRESEFSGASRIILLITLLFILFGVWAWFGTLDEVSTGTGKVVPSSREQILQSLDGGIVTELLVHEGDKVQAGQIVARLDPTRSESNVGESAARYRASLASSARLYAEVNDQPLKFPDSLKASPDLVASETRLYKTRRAQLNDSESELRDALTSVNKELDITQRLVKSGAASHVEVLRLQRQKSDLGLRITDLRSQYYVQAREALSKANAEVDMLTSIIKGREDSVTRMTVRSPVRGIVKNIQVTTIGGVIPPNGEMMEIVPVDDHLLIEARLSPRDIAFIHPGQRALVKITAYDYAIYGGLEGSVETISPDTIQDKVKPEIVYYRVFIRTNQDYLVNKIGHHFSISPGMVATVDIKTGQKTIVEYLIKPFNRAREALRER; encoded by the coding sequence ATGAAAACCAGTCAGCATGACGTCACCAACGATGACCCGGACATCCAGCGCGAAAGCGAATTTTCCGGAGCGAGCCGCATCATCCTGCTCATCACGCTGCTGTTTATTCTGTTTGGCGTGTGGGCGTGGTTCGGCACGCTGGATGAAGTCTCCACCGGCACCGGCAAAGTGGTGCCGAGTTCCCGCGAGCAAATTTTGCAGTCGCTGGACGGCGGGATAGTCACCGAGCTGCTGGTGCACGAGGGCGATAAAGTGCAGGCCGGGCAAATTGTCGCCCGCCTCGACCCGACGCGCTCCGAGTCCAACGTGGGCGAAAGCGCGGCTCGCTACCGCGCCTCGCTCGCCTCCAGCGCCAGGCTTTACGCAGAGGTGAACGACCAGCCGCTGAAGTTCCCGGATTCGCTCAAGGCCTCGCCCGATCTTGTCGCCTCCGAAACCCGGCTGTATAAAACCCGCCGGGCGCAGCTGAACGACTCCGAATCCGAGCTGCGGGACGCGCTGACGTCGGTCAACAAAGAGCTGGATATCACCCAGCGGCTGGTGAAAAGCGGCGCGGCGAGCCACGTAGAAGTGCTGCGCCTGCAGCGGCAGAAAAGCGACCTGGGCCTGAGAATAACCGACCTGCGCTCGCAGTATTACGTGCAGGCGCGTGAGGCGCTGTCGAAAGCCAATGCCGAAGTGGACATGCTGACCTCCATCATCAAAGGGCGTGAGGATTCGGTGACCCGCATGACCGTGCGCTCGCCGGTGCGCGGCATCGTGAAGAACATTCAGGTGACCACCATCGGCGGCGTTATTCCGCCGAACGGTGAGATGATGGAGATTGTGCCGGTGGACGACCACCTGCTGATTGAGGCCCGGCTCTCCCCTCGCGACATCGCCTTTATTCACCCAGGGCAGCGCGCGCTGGTGAAAATCACCGCCTACGATTACGCGATTTACGGCGGGCTCGAAGGCTCGGTGGAAACCATCTCCCCGGACACCATTCAGGACAAGGTGAAGCCGGAAATCGTCTACTACCGGGTGTTTATCCGCACTAACCAGGACTACCTGGTGAACAAAATCGGCCACCATTTCTCCATCTCACCGGGGATGGTGGCGACCGTGGACATTAAAACCGGGCAGAAAACCATCGTTGAGTACCTGATTAAGCCGTTCAACCGCGCCCGCGAGGCGCTGCGCGAACGTTAA